The Planococcus donghaensis genome contains a region encoding:
- a CDS encoding TerC family protein → MEAVLLEYAWVLLVLVGLEGLLAADNAVVMAVMVKHLPKAQQKKALFYGLVGAFVFRFAALFMITLLVNIWQIQALGAAYLLFISIKSIYDQRKGDTDESLEGMDEKPKKKGSGFWMTVLKVELADIAFAIDSMLAAVALAVTLPHLDVFGMKDIGGINSGQFMVMLAGGLIGVIIMRFAAHKFVQLLEKYPQLETAAFVIVGWVGVKLLVMTLSHENVGILPHDFPHSTPWTLVFWSVLLGIVVVGGVLGVKQNKEQAKEQEAK, encoded by the coding sequence ATGGAAGCAGTATTATTGGAATACGCTTGGGTTTTACTCGTTTTAGTAGGACTTGAAGGGTTATTGGCTGCAGATAATGCAGTAGTTATGGCAGTAATGGTTAAACACTTACCAAAAGCACAACAGAAAAAAGCGTTATTTTATGGGTTAGTAGGAGCATTTGTTTTCCGTTTTGCAGCGTTATTTATGATTACACTGCTGGTTAACATTTGGCAGATTCAAGCACTTGGTGCAGCGTATCTATTGTTTATTTCGATTAAGAGTATATATGACCAGCGCAAAGGCGATACAGATGAAAGTTTAGAAGGCATGGACGAAAAGCCGAAGAAAAAAGGTTCTGGCTTCTGGATGACTGTTTTAAAAGTTGAATTAGCAGATATTGCTTTTGCGATCGACTCAATGTTAGCAGCTGTAGCGTTAGCAGTTACATTGCCGCATTTAGATGTTTTTGGTATGAAAGATATTGGTGGGATTAACTCAGGTCAGTTTATGGTGATGTTAGCTGGTGGTTTAATCGGTGTTATCATCATGCGATTTGCTGCACATAAATTTGTACAATTGCTTGAGAAATATCCACAACTTGAAACAGCAGCATTTGTTATTGTGGGTTGGGTCGGAGTGAAGTTATTGGTTATGACTTTATCTCACGAAAATGTTGGCATTTTGCCTCATGACTTCCCACACTCTACACCATGGACTTTGGTCTTCTGGTCAGTATTGCTTGGAATTGTTGTTGTAGGTGGAGTTTTAGGAGTAAAGCAAAACAAAGAACAAGCGAAAGAACAGGAAGCAAAATAA
- a CDS encoding YkyB family protein, with product MPTAKSDSDIAQAIFTVNRHAKTAPDNQYLYALKKEALNLMIEKQRALKLGLHFSKNPQKSQQQSSVLVKCGNYYFHMLPKKEDFASLEHLGHLDDTYRNPPSRMNLKVAKEILRTLTGLEPHKKESTTSSFSKTYQPRQIDRFYSPKKSYFD from the coding sequence ATGCCAACTGCAAAATCAGATTCAGATATCGCACAAGCCATTTTCACAGTTAATCGGCACGCAAAAACCGCTCCCGACAATCAATATTTATATGCACTTAAAAAAGAAGCATTAAATTTGATGATTGAAAAACAGCGTGCATTAAAACTTGGTTTACACTTCAGTAAAAACCCCCAGAAAAGTCAACAACAATCTTCCGTCCTCGTCAAATGCGGCAATTATTATTTTCACATGCTCCCGAAAAAAGAAGATTTTGCCTCACTTGAACATTTAGGTCACTTGGATGATACTTATCGAAATCCACCAAGTCGCATGAATTTAAAAGTGGCAAAAGAGATATTGCGGACGTTAACCGGATTGGAACCACATAAAAAAGAATCGACAACATCTAGTTTCTCTAAAACTTATCAACCAAGACAAATTGATCGTTTTTATTCTCCAAAAAAATCTTATTTTGATTAA
- a CDS encoding DUF58 domain-containing protein, whose amino-acid sequence MLWMRHEDDLKNMKWVLGFLFVLFFMAMVFLQFTAAAVIIFVTTIVGLQIYYLNQVGKKLVFQNQRLRKRVLYDGVSTWQLAFKNGGLPIWGGQLKIWFHHAVEPTEEQQISTGDLIELELPFTIGHNESIEIEVPVTGKKRGISRISKMEVLIPQPFGEGSVTLAYQPRILHEQLVFPKLQKYPFGYTPSPQKPGEFNLKHSLFDDAFQPIGTRDYVLTDQFNQIHWKASVRMQNYQTKIFSQVANETMLFALNVSSHYGTIPNLEKRIEELASYIENCFITGVPYALAVNIRSAGKMPYLYLSAGQGQKQRQQALELLSVISKNNATLAFSNMLGHLDIHTELPYTTYLLTDKPEDALHFIEKWRKQTQLTVLPSRKERDLA is encoded by the coding sequence ATGCTATGGATGCGCCATGAAGATGACTTGAAAAACATGAAATGGGTATTGGGATTTTTATTTGTTTTGTTTTTTATGGCTATGGTGTTTTTGCAGTTTACTGCGGCGGCGGTCATTATTTTTGTTACAACAATAGTGGGTCTGCAAATATATTATTTAAATCAAGTGGGAAAAAAATTGGTTTTTCAAAACCAGCGTCTGCGAAAACGTGTGCTGTATGATGGGGTTTCAACTTGGCAACTAGCTTTCAAAAATGGAGGCTTGCCAATTTGGGGTGGTCAATTGAAAATTTGGTTTCATCATGCAGTGGAACCAACAGAAGAGCAGCAGATAAGTACTGGAGATTTAATAGAACTTGAACTGCCTTTTACAATTGGTCATAACGAAAGCATCGAAATAGAGGTGCCTGTCACAGGAAAAAAAAGAGGAATCTCTCGCATTTCGAAAATGGAAGTGCTCATTCCTCAACCATTTGGAGAAGGCAGTGTGACCTTAGCGTATCAGCCTAGAATTTTGCATGAGCAACTCGTGTTTCCAAAGCTCCAGAAGTATCCTTTTGGGTATACCCCGTCTCCACAAAAGCCAGGCGAATTCAATTTAAAGCACTCATTGTTTGATGACGCCTTTCAACCAATCGGGACGCGTGATTATGTCTTAACAGATCAATTCAACCAAATTCACTGGAAAGCCAGCGTGAGAATGCAAAATTACCAAACAAAAATTTTTTCGCAAGTAGCAAATGAAACGATGCTTTTTGCATTGAATGTTTCTTCACATTATGGCACTATTCCTAATTTAGAAAAACGAATTGAAGAACTGGCTTCGTATATCGAGAATTGTTTTATTACAGGTGTGCCTTATGCGTTAGCAGTTAATATTCGTTCAGCGGGAAAGATGCCGTATTTGTATTTGTCTGCAGGACAAGGGCAAAAGCAGCGTCAACAAGCATTGGAGCTGCTCTCGGTCATTTCTAAAAACAATGCAACCTTGGCTTTTAGCAATATGTTAGGGCATTTGGACATCCATACGGAATTGCCTTACACCACATACCTATTAACCGATAAGCCAGAAGACGCTCTTCATTTTATTGAAAAGTGGAGAAAACAAACTCAGTTGACGGTTTTACCAAGTAGAAAGGAACGTGATCTGGCATGA
- a CDS encoding CPBP family intramembrane glutamic endopeptidase, with the protein MINFLKQHPLILMLPLAFFLYNLAFENTAIFWYMYTFATLILMSLAIIFVKIFDELATWKLLVYGIIFGTLLYGIFFAGYQLFLLTPLDVAGSIETFLSRFSPVSIWHYLLLMFIIVPGEEIFWRGLVQQKLKQYVSTPIAILTSSLLFGLALALGGFWFGALAGIVVSLILGFLYEWKKSLPVIIVAHLVMIVLLFLIMPLSI; encoded by the coding sequence ATGATTAACTTTTTAAAGCAGCATCCGTTGATCTTGATGCTGCCCTTGGCTTTCTTTTTGTATAATTTAGCCTTTGAAAATACTGCGATTTTTTGGTATATGTACACATTTGCGACGCTGATTCTTATGTCTCTCGCTATCATATTCGTTAAAATTTTCGATGAGCTTGCCACATGGAAATTATTGGTTTACGGTATAATTTTTGGTACACTTTTATACGGAATCTTTTTCGCTGGTTATCAATTATTTCTTTTGACCCCGCTTGACGTAGCCGGCTCGATTGAAACGTTTCTTTCTAGATTTTCCCCTGTATCAATTTGGCACTATTTACTGCTGATGTTTATCATCGTACCAGGTGAAGAGATTTTTTGGAGAGGCTTAGTACAACAAAAGCTAAAGCAATATGTCTCTACACCTATCGCCATTCTAACTAGTTCCCTTTTATTTGGATTAGCGCTAGCACTGGGTGGGTTTTGGTTTGGTGCTTTAGCTGGTATTGTTGTCAGCTTGATTCTAGGGTTTCTTTATGAATGGAAAAAAAGCTTACCAGTCATTATCGTCGCTCATTTGGTCATGATTGTTTTGTTGTTTTTGATTATGCCACTATCTATATAA
- the sigI gene encoding RNA polymerase sigma-I factor: MLLASLGWKLGRIEKPDAETMVLQVQAGDEQVLHDLLSYYSPFMRKTASQVCKRYIDDHDDEYSVALAAFNEAIHKFDQHNNASFLTFAHMVIRRRIIDFIRKESRRDEFSHDFMPASESEEHNGIADHAATIAYSSEQENHKRSEEIARYEEILQEYNLSFQILVKVSPAHLDARVTAIQIAQLVAETDEYKQYLLDKKKLPIKEIEKLVKVSRKTIERNRKYIIAMALLQMSDLYYLKDYLKGRLN; encoded by the coding sequence GTGCTTTTAGCTTCATTAGGCTGGAAATTGGGACGAATTGAAAAACCTGATGCTGAAACAATGGTATTACAGGTACAAGCTGGTGATGAGCAGGTATTGCACGATTTGCTATCCTATTACTCACCATTTATGAGAAAAACAGCATCGCAAGTGTGTAAACGATATATCGATGATCATGACGATGAATATAGCGTTGCCTTAGCAGCATTTAATGAAGCAATACATAAATTCGATCAACATAATAATGCATCATTCTTAACCTTTGCACATATGGTTATTCGTAGACGCATAATCGATTTTATACGCAAAGAAAGCAGGCGTGATGAGTTTAGCCATGATTTTATGCCCGCATCAGAGTCAGAAGAGCATAATGGTATCGCAGATCATGCAGCAACTATTGCTTACAGTAGCGAACAAGAAAATCATAAGAGAAGCGAAGAAATAGCACGGTACGAAGAAATATTACAAGAATATAATTTGTCGTTTCAAATACTGGTTAAAGTTTCTCCTGCTCATCTAGATGCCCGTGTCACAGCGATTCAAATCGCTCAATTAGTGGCGGAAACAGATGAGTACAAACAATATTTATTAGATAAGAAGAAATTGCCTATTAAAGAAATTGAAAAGCTAGTAAAGGTATCTCGTAAAACAATTGAACGAAATCGAAAGTACATAATTGCAATGGCCTTACTACAGATGAGTGACTTGTATTACTTAAAAGATTATTTGAAAGGGCGGTTAAACTGA
- a CDS encoding AAA family ATPase translates to MENLTQVKAQLNRLVVGREKEIDFMLIALIQGGHVLLESVPGSGKTWMAKAFAGSFAGQFQRIQFTPDVLPSDVTGIRFFNPKTQEFELRAGPVQTNLLLADEINRATPRTQSSLLESMEEKQATIDGDTLQLPNPFIVIATQNPVESQQGTFPLPAAQLDRFLFRLEIGYPTYEEELSIIRNFRDNVSHKKEILPVASVKDVQQWHLDAGQVAVHEDIETYILSLVRATREHPSIELGLSSRAALALVHAAQGKAFLEGRDFVTPDDVKYILEPVAVHRLLLTAEGMLVQESAAILQEIVNSLSSPVEAF, encoded by the coding sequence GTGGAGAATTTAACGCAAGTTAAAGCACAATTAAATCGTTTGGTCGTGGGCAGGGAAAAAGAAATAGACTTTATGCTAATCGCTTTGATTCAAGGGGGGCATGTATTGCTTGAGAGTGTACCGGGTTCAGGTAAGACATGGATGGCGAAAGCATTTGCGGGATCATTTGCAGGTCAGTTTCAACGAATCCAATTTACACCAGATGTTTTGCCGTCAGACGTGACAGGCATTCGTTTTTTTAATCCAAAAACGCAAGAGTTTGAATTGCGGGCAGGCCCCGTACAAACAAATTTATTACTGGCTGATGAAATCAACCGCGCTACTCCAAGGACCCAGTCGAGTCTTTTAGAATCGATGGAAGAAAAACAAGCGACCATCGATGGAGATACGCTTCAATTACCAAACCCGTTTATCGTTATTGCAACTCAAAATCCTGTCGAATCTCAACAAGGAACCTTTCCGCTACCTGCGGCACAACTCGACCGCTTTTTGTTCCGGTTAGAGATCGGTTATCCAACCTATGAAGAAGAACTGTCGATTATCCGAAATTTTCGTGATAACGTCTCCCACAAGAAAGAAATTTTGCCAGTTGCGTCAGTGAAAGATGTCCAACAGTGGCATCTAGATGCAGGGCAAGTAGCTGTACATGAAGACATTGAAACATATATTCTGTCACTAGTGCGAGCGACGCGTGAACATCCGTCGATCGAACTTGGTTTAAGTTCTAGGGCGGCTTTAGCACTTGTTCATGCAGCGCAAGGTAAAGCATTTCTTGAAGGCCGAGATTTTGTTACGCCAGATGACGTCAAATACATATTAGAACCGGTGGCAGTCCATCGTTTACTGTTAACTGCTGAAGGAATGCTTGTTCAGGAGTCGGCTGCGATTTTACAAGAAATCGTAAATTCACTTTCTTCTCCGGTAGAGGCATTTTAA
- a CDS encoding TrkH family potassium uptake protein produces the protein MNKSFQKVRNLTPAQAIVSYYFVAIAVSFLLLRLPNVHKPGMTIPLIDSLFTAVSAVSVTGLTVINVVDTYTVFGILVLMTVLQLGGIGIMSIGTFIWLLFGKRIGLRERQLIMVDHNQSSMSGVVKLIREIVKIMLLIEAVGALVLTIYFTQYFPTFQEALLHGVFGSITATTNGGFDITGESLVPYFNDYFVQIINMILIILGAIGFPVLIEVKEFISNKQKYFRFSLFTKITTSIFAVLLAVGAIGIFLLESVRAFKGMTWHESLFASLFHSVSSRSGGLVTVDITQFSDATNAFMSALMFVGASPSSAGGGIRTTTFAIAILFLINFARGKNTIQIFNREIELIDVFRSFAVIFLAFFIVFAATLALLITEPAATIVEIIFEITSAFGTCGMSLGITSDLSDVGKVIIMALMFVGRVGLISFLFTIGGKTDPTKFHYPKERVIIG, from the coding sequence ATGAATAAATCATTTCAAAAAGTACGGAATTTAACACCTGCACAGGCGATTGTTTCGTATTATTTTGTGGCAATTGCTGTTTCCTTCTTATTACTAAGGTTACCGAATGTCCATAAACCGGGAATGACCATTCCTTTAATCGATAGCTTGTTTACTGCAGTAAGTGCTGTAAGTGTAACAGGTTTAACGGTAATTAACGTTGTTGATACGTATACGGTCTTTGGTATTCTTGTTCTAATGACCGTTTTGCAGCTAGGTGGCATTGGTATCATGTCGATTGGTACATTTATCTGGCTTCTTTTTGGTAAGCGTATCGGGTTGCGTGAACGTCAGTTAATCATGGTCGATCATAATCAGTCGAGTATGTCTGGGGTCGTCAAACTAATACGAGAAATTGTGAAAATTATGTTGTTAATAGAAGCGGTCGGTGCACTGGTGCTGACAATTTACTTTACACAGTATTTCCCGACATTCCAAGAAGCTTTACTCCATGGTGTCTTTGGCTCAATAACAGCTACGACTAACGGAGGATTCGACATAACTGGGGAATCATTAGTGCCCTATTTCAATGACTATTTTGTTCAAATCATAAATATGATTCTGATCATTCTAGGTGCTATCGGATTTCCAGTTTTAATCGAAGTAAAAGAATTTATCTCCAACAAGCAAAAATACTTCCGATTTTCTTTGTTCACGAAAATTACGACGAGTATCTTTGCCGTTTTATTAGCTGTTGGAGCTATTGGTATCTTTTTATTGGAATCGGTCAGAGCATTTAAAGGCATGACCTGGCATGAATCACTATTTGCTTCACTTTTTCATTCCGTTTCATCGCGTTCAGGTGGGTTAGTGACCGTCGACATCACACAATTTAGTGATGCTACAAATGCTTTTATGAGTGCATTAATGTTTGTGGGTGCATCTCCAAGTTCTGCAGGAGGGGGCATTCGTACCACAACTTTTGCGATTGCGATTTTATTTTTGATTAATTTTGCGCGTGGGAAAAATACAATTCAAATATTTAACCGTGAAATTGAATTGATCGATGTTTTCCGTTCGTTTGCGGTTATCTTTTTGGCATTCTTTATAGTTTTTGCCGCTACTTTGGCTTTGCTTATCACGGAGCCTGCAGCTACAATTGTTGAAATAATATTTGAAATCACTTCTGCTTTTGGAACATGTGGAATGTCGTTAGGAATCACAAGTGACTTGTCAGATGTTGGGAAAGTTATTATAATGGCATTAATGTTTGTAGGGCGTGTAGGATTAATCTCCTTCTTATTCACCATTGGCGGTAAAACAGATCCGACAAAATTCCATTATCCAAAAGAACGCGTAATTATTGGGTAA
- a CDS encoding NAD(P)-dependent oxidoreductase produces the protein MKLGFIGTGVMGNSLVKHLLDAQHEVSIYTRTAQKAGNLVEAGAVLVDSPQKVAETSEVIFTMVGYPSDVEQVYFGENGLLENANKGTILVDMTTSQPQLAQRIFEVATEKELHALDAPVSGGDIGAKNGVLSIMIGGEKEVYKKILPILNLFGENIVFQGPAGSGQHTKMCNQINIASNMIGVCESIIYAKKAGLDPERVLRSISSGAAGSWSLSNLAPKMINEDFRPGFYIKHFIKDMKIAAQEAENWGLDLPGLRMSLSMYEKVAAQGNEENGTQALIEHYKA, from the coding sequence ATGAAACTGGGATTTATCGGAACGGGTGTCATGGGGAATAGCTTAGTCAAACATTTGCTCGACGCTCAGCATGAAGTTTCTATTTATACACGCACTGCTCAAAAAGCAGGAAATTTAGTAGAAGCCGGTGCAGTACTTGTTGATTCACCGCAGAAAGTAGCTGAAACTAGTGAAGTAATTTTTACAATGGTTGGTTATCCTTCTGATGTAGAACAAGTATATTTCGGTGAAAATGGTTTATTAGAAAATGCAAATAAAGGAACAATTCTTGTAGACATGACAACTTCGCAGCCACAATTGGCTCAACGAATTTTTGAAGTAGCTACTGAAAAAGAGCTTCACGCATTGGATGCTCCTGTATCTGGAGGAGATATCGGTGCCAAAAATGGTGTCTTATCCATTATGATTGGTGGCGAAAAAGAAGTTTACAAGAAAATCTTGCCTATTCTTAACTTATTCGGTGAAAATATAGTATTCCAAGGTCCCGCAGGTTCAGGACAGCACACCAAAATGTGTAACCAAATTAACATTGCGAGTAACATGATTGGTGTTTGCGAGTCGATTATTTACGCGAAAAAAGCAGGTTTAGACCCAGAGCGGGTACTGCGATCGATTTCTTCAGGTGCAGCCGGTTCATGGTCATTATCTAACTTAGCGCCAAAAATGATCAACGAAGATTTCCGACCAGGTTTTTACATAAAACACTTTATTAAAGATATGAAGATTGCAGCGCAAGAAGCGGAGAACTGGGGATTAGATTTACCAGGGCTTCGTATGTCGCTCAGCATGTATGAAAAAGTTGCAGCACAAGGAAATGAAGAAAATGGTACACAAGCTTTAATTGAACATTATAAAGCATAA
- a CDS encoding MarR family winged helix-turn-helix transcriptional regulator, giving the protein MDEDIKQSLKLFIVLSRAHKAITEQTNQFFQASGVNPTEFAVLELLYHKGKQPLQKIGGKILLASGSITYVIDKLEKRGYITRVNSPSDRRITYAEISESGKEFMAEIFPQHEKKLHELTEALSSEEKDQAIELMKKLGLSIKDLSY; this is encoded by the coding sequence ATGGACGAAGATATTAAACAATCGTTAAAATTATTTATCGTGCTATCACGCGCACATAAAGCCATCACTGAACAAACAAACCAATTTTTTCAAGCAAGTGGAGTTAACCCAACTGAATTTGCTGTTTTAGAATTGTTGTACCATAAAGGGAAACAACCGCTACAAAAAATTGGTGGAAAAATTCTTTTAGCCAGTGGTTCTATTACTTATGTAATCGATAAGCTTGAAAAACGAGGGTATATCACACGTGTAAACAGCCCAAGCGATCGTCGAATCACATATGCTGAAATATCGGAGTCAGGCAAGGAATTCATGGCGGAAATCTTCCCGCAACATGAAAAAAAGTTACATGAATTGACTGAAGCGTTATCAAGTGAAGAAAAAGACCAAGCCATCGAATTGATGAAAAAGCTTGGCTTATCGATTAAAGATTTATCATACTGA
- a CDS encoding SDR family oxidoreductase, translated as MEEIVFTGFPGFIASQLIYQHALQHEMISAIILPSEREKAETEAKRIEKETNCRAIKLIEGDITQLGLAISNKDQEYFKEKTVTFWHLAAIYDLAVPRDLAWKVNVEGTRHVNEFVSNLQNVKRYVYFSTAYVAGNREGVIYESELERPAAFKNFYEETKFEAELLVDELKKSLPITIIRPGIVRGHSLTGKTIKFDGPYFFLNLIDRVKILPFIPFVGRSTSYINVVPIDYILEASMYLSKLDAAAGQTVHLTDPDPHPVEEVYRNMVQLMTGKQPKGRLPHRLAKVSLSIAPIRKALGVEIETLDYLTWTADFDTENAERLLANSNIQCADFLETMPAMVEFYNVHKNDKNFQILIR; from the coding sequence ATGGAAGAAATCGTGTTTACCGGATTTCCTGGGTTTATTGCCAGTCAATTAATATACCAGCATGCTCTTCAACATGAAATGATTTCTGCCATTATTTTACCATCCGAACGAGAAAAAGCAGAAACAGAAGCTAAACGGATTGAAAAAGAAACCAATTGTCGTGCGATTAAATTGATTGAAGGCGATATTACTCAGCTTGGATTAGCCATAAGCAACAAAGACCAAGAATATTTCAAAGAAAAAACAGTGACCTTTTGGCATTTAGCAGCCATTTATGATTTGGCAGTCCCAAGAGATCTCGCATGGAAAGTAAATGTTGAAGGAACCCGTCATGTTAATGAATTTGTTTCAAATTTACAAAATGTAAAACGGTATGTTTATTTTAGTACGGCCTATGTAGCAGGTAATAGAGAAGGTGTTATTTACGAAAGTGAATTAGAAAGACCAGCTGCTTTTAAAAACTTCTATGAAGAAACCAAGTTTGAAGCAGAACTACTTGTAGATGAACTAAAGAAATCACTACCAATCACCATTATTCGACCAGGCATTGTTCGAGGACATTCGCTTACAGGCAAAACCATCAAATTTGACGGACCTTATTTTTTCTTGAATTTAATTGATCGGGTTAAAATTTTGCCGTTTATTCCGTTTGTTGGACGGTCGACATCTTATATTAATGTGGTACCGATTGATTATATATTAGAGGCTTCTATGTACCTTAGTAAATTAGATGCAGCAGCTGGTCAAACTGTTCATTTAACAGATCCCGATCCCCACCCTGTAGAAGAAGTATATCGGAATATGGTCCAGTTAATGACAGGGAAACAGCCAAAAGGGCGTTTGCCACATCGTTTAGCAAAAGTTTCTTTATCGATTGCCCCAATCAGAAAAGCATTGGGGGTTGAAATTGAAACCTTGGATTATTTGACGTGGACGGCAGATTTCGATACAGAAAATGCAGAGCGCCTACTAGCAAACAGTAACATTCAGTGTGCCGATTTTTTAGAGACGATGCCTGCAATGGTGGAGTTTTACAATGTACATAAAAATGACAAAAACTTTCAAATCCTAATTCGTTAA